A stretch of the Candidatus Polarisedimenticolia bacterium genome encodes the following:
- a CDS encoding DUF488 family protein, with the protein MPIRVVRLGTPRTRSEGLRLGTVRRPPRGVPKAEYASRDFYDVWVPGLAPSAALVKQGLQAANEREWRAYARRYRAEMKRPEAARLLALLAALSHRTSFSVGCYCADEARCHRSILKGLLKEHGAKLA; encoded by the coding sequence ATGCCGATTCGCGTGGTGAGGTTGGGAACGCCGCGAACTCGCTCGGAGGGGCTGCGTCTGGGGACCGTGCGGCGGCCGCCGCGCGGCGTTCCGAAAGCCGAGTATGCGTCGCGCGACTTCTACGACGTGTGGGTCCCCGGCCTGGCGCCTTCGGCGGCCCTGGTCAAGCAAGGGCTGCAGGCCGCCAACGAGCGGGAATGGCGCGCCTACGCCCGGCGATACCGCGCCGAAATGAAGCGCCCCGAAGCCGCCCGGCTGCTCGCGCTGCTGGCGGCTCTGTCTCACCGGACGAGCTTCTCGGTGGGCTGTTACTGCGCCGACGAAGCGCGCTGCCACCGGTCGATTCTGAAGGGCT